A portion of the Pseudomonas sp. GR 6-02 genome contains these proteins:
- a CDS encoding SDR family oxidoreductase: protein MHPYFSLQGRTALVTGGTRGIGKMIAKAYVEAGAIVYVCARDAEACQQTADELSAFGICHAMAANLAHEEGVQQLAAQLSEQIGQLDILVNNAGTTWGAPLESYPVKGWEKVMQLNVTSVFNCIQQFLPLLRKAGSAANPARIINIGSVAGISSFGEQAYAYGPSKAALHQLSRILARELVSQHINVNVIAPGRFPSKMTQHIGNDEQALAEDTALIPMKRWGREEEMAALAISLASTAGAYMTGNVIPLDGGFSL from the coding sequence ATGCATCCCTACTTCTCTCTGCAAGGCCGCACCGCTCTGGTGACCGGCGGCACCCGCGGTATCGGCAAAATGATCGCCAAGGCTTATGTCGAGGCCGGCGCCATCGTGTACGTGTGCGCCCGGGATGCCGAAGCCTGTCAGCAAACTGCCGATGAGCTGAGTGCCTTCGGGATTTGCCACGCCATGGCCGCCAACCTGGCGCATGAAGAAGGCGTTCAACAACTGGCCGCGCAATTGAGCGAACAGATCGGTCAGCTGGATATTCTGGTGAACAATGCCGGTACCACCTGGGGTGCGCCGCTGGAGAGTTACCCGGTCAAGGGCTGGGAAAAAGTCATGCAGCTCAACGTCACCTCAGTGTTCAACTGCATCCAGCAATTTCTACCGCTGCTGCGCAAGGCCGGTTCGGCGGCGAATCCGGCACGGATCATCAACATTGGCTCGGTGGCCGGGATTTCTTCCTTCGGCGAACAGGCGTATGCCTACGGCCCGAGCAAAGCCGCCCTGCATCAACTGTCGCGGATTCTGGCGCGAGAGTTGGTGAGCCAGCACATCAACGTCAACGTAATCGCACCGGGACGTTTCCCGAGCAAGATGACTCAGCACATCGGCAACGATGAGCAGGCGCTGGCCGAGGACACGGCGTTGATTCCGATGAAGCGCTGGGGCCGGGAGGAAGAAATGGCGGCGCTGGCGATCAGCCTGGCGAGTACGGCCGGGGCGTATATGACCGGGAATGTCATTCCTTTGGATGGCGGGTTTAGTCTCTAG